The stretch of DNA GGCAAAGACCATCGTTGAAAGAATAGAGATTTCGTCCAACTTCATTTCAAGAATATGAATTCGATTCAATAAGAAGTATGTTATAGGTAAAGTGATCGAACCTATCACAGAGCCTACAGAAACAAACCCGGATAATTTATATCCCAAAACAAAAATAAGAGTCGTAATAAGACACGGGATTGTAGCCATAAATAAAAAAAAACCAAATGCAGTGGCAACCCCCTTGCCGCCCCTAAACAAAAGAAAAGGGCTGAATATATGACCTAAAATAGAAAGAGTCCCACACAGCAATTGAATTTGGATTAGGTTTTCGCTTTGGTAAAATTGCGCTACAAGAAAAGGTGGAAGAGCACCTTTCATCGCATCTAAAACTAAAATCAAAACACCGAATTTCCTCCCCAAAACTCTTCCTTCATTTGTAGCTCCTGGGTTTTTGCTGCCCAATTCCCGAATGTCTTGTCCTGTATTCCATTTTACGATCCAGTACCCAAATGGAAGTGAGCCTAAAAGGAAAGAAAAAATCAAAATCAGGACGATCATTTTTTTTCTTTTCTCCTTTTATCCTTATCTACTCTTAGTTCAATTTCCACAAAAATTCCAGACAATCCAAATTCTTTTGAAATTTGATTTCTTAAATAAGAAATTAAATTCTCCTGAAACAGGGATTCGTCGTTTACAAAAAACAGTAGCTTAAAAGGAGACGAAGAAACTTGAGTAGAGTAATACAATCTCGGTTTCTTTTTGGACATAGCTTCAATTTTTCCGCTATGAAAAATTTTCTGAATCGTTTCGTTTAGTTTTGATGTTGAGATTTTCAAAGTTGTTTTAGAATGGAGTCTAACGCATTCAATTAGAAGTTTGTGGATTCTTTGCTTGGTTTTTGCGCTTATACTTAGAATTGGTGTATCTTTTAATGCAGGAAATCTGGAAAGCATCTTGTCCTTGTAGTCTTTTAAAGTATTGTTGGACTTCTCGGGAATCAAATCCCACTTATTGATTGCCAAAACCATCGCCTTTCCTGCTCTTCGTATATAGGAAAAAATCTTTTTATCAAATTCTCCGACTCCCTTTTCTGCGTCGATTAGATGCACTACAATATCGGATGACTCCATTGTTTTCAATGTTCTTTGATATGAGTAAAATTCTAACTTTTCTGCACTCTTACTGGATTTGCGGATTCCGGCAGTGTCGAGGATTTCTATTGCTTGACCGTTGAATTGAATTATAGTGTTTACCGGATCTCGAGTAGTTCCGGGAATATCGCTCACAACAGAAACGCTTTCTCCTACAATTGCATTCAAGAGGCTCGACTTTCCAGAGTTCGGTTTTCCGACAAAGCTAATTCTGAAATCAATTTTCTCATCTTCGGAATATTTTATGTCCTTTAAGTAAAAAGAAAGCTTTTCTAAAAGAAGTTTAATATTTCTCCTGCCGAGTGCAGATATTGGGATTACCTCACTAAGCCCATACCTGTAAAATTCATCTAAATCATAATCTTCTTCAGGGGAGTCCGATTTATTTATACAATAAATGATATTTTTGTTATGAAGTCTTTTGTCCCTTTTTAAGAGGCTAATCAGTTTGTGGTCATAGCTTGTAATTTCATTTTTGTCCATTACAAAAATAATAAGATCCGATTCTACTAATTGCTTAAAGCTGATTTCTATGATCGAAGAGGTTAGATCATTTGTGTTTTCAATGTCAAGCCCCGGTGTATCGCATAAAATAAATTCTAACTTAGGGTCTTCTTTTTTTACATGAAATCTTAAAACATCTCGAGTCACACCCGGAAAATTGTATGTGATCGCTATGTTTTTTTTTAAGATAGAATTGAATAGTGTAGATTTACCAACGTTTTGACGGCCTACAATAGATACAAGTGGGAGTCTTTTCAATTTCGATTTCTCGCCTTTAGTGCTCTTTCTACTTCCAACTTGGCATCCTTTTTCATAAGAGTTTCTCTTTTATCGTAGTTCTTTTTAGGCTTTGCAATTGCTAACTCTAT from Leptospiraceae bacterium encodes:
- the plsY gene encoding glycerol-3-phosphate 1-O-acyltransferase PlsY, translated to MIVLILIFSFLLGSLPFGYWIVKWNTGQDIRELGSKNPGATNEGRVLGRKFGVLILVLDAMKGALPPFLVAQFYQSENLIQIQLLCGTLSILGHIFSPFLLFRGGKGVATAFGFFLFMATIPCLITTLIFVLGYKLSGFVSVGSVIGSITLPITYFLLNRIHILEMKLDEISILSTMVFASIFILIRHIPNLKRLLTGQELKAIE
- the der gene encoding ribosome biogenesis GTPase Der; the protein is MKRLPLVSIVGRQNVGKSTLFNSILKKNIAITYNFPGVTRDVLRFHVKKEDPKLEFILCDTPGLDIENTNDLTSSIIEISFKQLVESDLIIFVMDKNEITSYDHKLISLLKRDKRLHNKNIIYCINKSDSPEEDYDLDEFYRYGLSEVIPISALGRRNIKLLLEKLSFYLKDIKYSEDEKIDFRISFVGKPNSGKSSLLNAIVGESVSVVSDIPGTTRDPVNTIIQFNGQAIEILDTAGIRKSSKSAEKLEFYSYQRTLKTMESSDIVVHLIDAEKGVGEFDKKIFSYIRRAGKAMVLAINKWDLIPEKSNNTLKDYKDKMLSRFPALKDTPILSISAKTKQRIHKLLIECVRLHSKTTLKISTSKLNETIQKIFHSGKIEAMSKKKPRLYYSTQVSSSPFKLLFFVNDESLFQENLISYLRNQISKEFGLSGIFVEIELRVDKDKRRKEKK